AAAACCAGCATTTTCATTCTTTATTTTACTACAAATATCGTAAATCAAATACGTGTTAATTGCCGCTAAAAGAATAGGCCCCAACCGAATGAAAAACGCATTTGTAAAAAGTAAATTAAATGTAGACAACCGAATAAGCAAAGCAACCATTGGAGGATGATCAAAATAATTCCATTGCAAATGTTGGGCATAAGTAACATAATAAACCTCATCGTTGCCAAGTCCTATTGTCGCTGCAATAACACATCTAATTAAAGTTGCAATACTTATTAATATAAGTATTTTATATTTTTCTATCATTGTGTTTTAAAAGTATACAATGTGTTAGCACTAAAATTCCAAAAGAAAACCAAAACAGTTACAATTACTTTACAGACATAAAAATTAATTTTAGTGTTTTTTTGAAGTAGATATAAGAAGATTGTATTCAGTGAAAAACCTATGATAGAAATTATTAAAAAACTAAAAAATTGTGAAGCAAGATGGCTGTCATTATTTTGAAAAGTAAAATATTTATTGAGAAAATAATTATTCACAACACCAAATAAAAAACCCAATCCATTTGAAAGATATTTATTTAAGCCAATTTTTTCTTTAAAAAGCCAAGTGATAAAGAAATCAATCACAAGTCCCGAAAAACCAACCATACCAAATTTTATAAATCGAATAAAATCCATCTATCTATTGCTTAAAGAAGAATTAGGAAAAGTATTTCCCCAAGAGTTGGGTTCAAAAGAGTTCTTTTTAACTATTTTAATAATTTTTATTCGAACTGCATCATACCAAATTACCGATAGAGATCCAGACACAATACCTATAAAAACTCCTCCAAAAACATCAATTAAAAAATGATGCGCTAAATAAATTCTGGAATATCCCACCAAAATTCCAAAGACCAATGAAAAAATGCACACATATTTTCTATTGACATAAATTGAAAAAATCGTCGCCATTCCAAAAGCAGAAGCCGAATGTCCCGAAGGAAAACTTCTAAACCCAACTCTACTATTTATAAAAGTATCTAAATAGTATTTGTAATGATGCATCTCAAAATAAACACTTGGACGTGGTGAACTAATCAATGATTTGAAAATCTGAGCAAAAACGCCTGAAACTAAATATGCTAATACCAAAAGAAACGCTAATTTTCTATGTTTTTTAAAAAAAACAAGAATGATTACGCCAACAAAAAGAGTGAAAACACCATCTCCTAAAAAAGTAATATTTTGAAAAAAAACAGTTAAAGTTTTAGTGTGAAAACTATTCAAAAAGACAAACCCTTCTGATTTTGAAAAACAACATAAAAAAAACCCAATAATCCCCATTAACAACAAACCGTTCTTATAAAAGAGACTATTTTTATATATAATATTGAAAACTGTATTCATTTTACAAAATTTTGTTTTTCGCAAAATTACCAGCTAATTATGTTTATAATAAAAATGAAGGATTATAAAAACAAAATCAAATTGTAAACCAAATATTAAGGGGAACTGTCTTTCTCAGTCAAAAATTTGCATAAAAAAAACCGCCAATCTCACGAAAGGCAGTTTTTATTTATTCTTTAATAGCATTTCCTTTTTTGTCAAAGAAATGATATTCTAAATACGTGTAAGCATCACGAGGTATGATTTTCACCCACTTTTTATGTTCAAAGAACCACTTTGAACGTATTGATGGAAAACCTTTTGTAAGGTATGCTGCCACAAATGGATGTACGTTAAGCACAACATCAGAGTGGGCTTTTAGAATTCTTTCTAAATCGGAGGCGATTCTGTCAATGATTAAAATTGGAGCTTCAATCTCTGCATTTTCATTGTTAGGATCTTCTTCTCTAGTTTTGATATTCACTTCCGGTCTTACTCTTTGTCTTGTAATTTGGACTAATCCAAATTTACTCGGAGGTAAGATTTTGTGTTTCGCTTTATCATCGCTCATTTCTTCTCTCAAGAAGTCGAACAAAACTTTACGATTTTCGGGATTTGACATGTCGATAAAATCAACTACGATTATTCCTCCCATATCTCGAAGACGTAATTGTCTTGCGATTTCGGCAGCAGCAATCATATTCACTTCCATAGCGGTATCTTCTTGGTTGGTAGCTTTATTAGAACGGTTTCCGCTGTTCACGTCTATAACGTGTAAGGCTTCTGTATGTTCAATAATAAGATAAGCTCCTTTACTCATAGACACTGTTTTCCCAAAGGAAGTCTTGATTTGTCTCTCTATATTGTATTTCTCAAAAATTGGCGTGTCGTTTGATTGATAAAACTTAACAATAGATTGTTTTGAAGGTGCAATTTCTTGCAAATAATCCTTCGTTTGGTTGTACAACTCTTCATCATCAATCTGAATACCACTGAAGGTATCATTAAAAACGTCTCTTAATATCGAAGAGGCTCTGTTGAGTTCTCCTAATACTTTTGACGGATGATGAGCAGTTGGTAATTTTTTACACATTGCAGTCCATCGCTCTAGCAGGTTCTGCAAATCTTTTTCTAATTCGGCTGTATTTTTGCCTTCGGCTACTGTACGAACAATAACACCAAATCCTTTTGGTTTGACAGACTGTACCAATCGCTTCAAACGATCCTTTTCTTTTTTGTCCTCTATTTTTTGAGAAATAGAAACACGATCAGAGAAAGGAACTAAAACAATAAACCGTCCGGCAAGAGAAAGCTCAGCGCTGATTCTTGGTCCTTTGGTAGATATTGGTTCTTTAACGACTTGTACTAAAACAGATTGATTGGCACTTATTACATCCGTAATTGTTCCGTCTTTATCAATCTCTTTTTCAAACTGAAAGTTTTTTAGGGAGAAATCTTTTATTTTACCTGTGCTTACAAGTTTTATGAATTTCAGTTGGGAAGCAAGGTTTGGACCTAAATCATGGTAATGTAAAAAAGCATCTTTTTCGAAGCCAACATTTACAAAAGCAGCATTAAGACCCGCAACTGGTTTTCGTATTTTGGCGATAAAAATATCACCTACTTGAAAATTGCTTGTTTCTTGTTCTTTGTGTAATTCAATTAGTTTTCCATCTTTTAATAAGGCAAAATCTACGGCTTCAGAACTCGATCGGATGATTAATTCTTTATTCACACTGTAAATTTTTATCCGCACTTTTCAGATTCAAATTTTAGGTTTTTGCTTTTGTAAGTACAAAAACGAAACCATAAACTTATTCCTTTGGCACAGATGGATTAAACAATATTTTAACAGGTATTAAACCCGGGAGGAGAATCAGCAAGCGGATTTCAGATGGCAGTTATGGTAAAAACCGTACTCTGCGGTCTGAAGTCTAAAGTCTAATTTTCCAAATTTCAATGAACGTTTAAAAAGAAAAAAGTAGTTTAAAACTACTTTTTCTTTTTGTGACGGTTAGCTCTCGCTCTTTTTTTACGTTTGTGAGTCGCTACCTTATGTCTCTTTCTTTTTTTACCACTTGGCATATCTTGTAGATTTTATGATTAATTAATATTTTTATTTTGCTTCGTTATTTACTTTTACTCCTTCTACAAAAACTTTTGCAGGTTTGAAAGCAGGAATGTTGTGTGCAGGAATTTTAATAGTAGTATTTTTGGAAATATTTCTTCCTGTTTTTTCTGCTCTAGTTTTTACAATAAAACTTCCAAAACCTCTTAAATATACATTGTCTCCAGTTTCTAATGAATTTTTTACTTCATTCATAAAAGTCTCTACAGTTGCCTGTACATCTCCTTTTTCAAGACCTAATTTTTCTGAAATTTTTGCTACGATATCTGCTTTCGTCATTTTCTTTCCTATTTATAATGTTGTACTATTTTTTTGAGTTTGCAAATATATGAATTAAAAAAACAATAAATCAACCTAATTCATTAAATTTTAATTAGATAAACTTTTACTTTTGTCGTCTAATATTTAATGATGATTTTCTCTAACCTATTGATAAAATGGTATTTACAAAACAAGCGTGATTTACCATGGCGAAATACCACAAATCCTTACCCTATTTGGCTCTCAGAAATCATGCTTCAACAGACGCGTGTAGCACAAGGAATGCCCTATTTTCTATCTTTCACAACCGCTTTTCCTACCGTTTTTGATTTGGCTAATGCCGATGAAGAAAAAGTACTGAAACTTTGGCAAGGTTTGGGTTATTATTCCCGTGCTCGAAATTTACACAAAACCGCACAACTTGTCGCATACGAAATGTCAGGAATCTTTCCTGATAATTATACCGATTTATTAAAACTGAAAGGAATCGGAGAATATACCGCTGCCGCAATCGCCTCTTTTTCTTACAATGAAGCCGTTCCTGTTGTTGACGGAAATGTGTTTCGGGTTTTATCGCGTTATTTTGATATTGAAACTGATATTGCTCAGGCTTCCGCCAAAAAAGAATTCGCTGCCTTGGCTTTCGAATTGATGCCAAAAGACACCCGAGGCGGAGCCGAACTGAGTGAAGCTAATCCTGCAATTTTCAACCAAGCGATCATGGAATTTGGCGCATTACAGTGCGTTCCAAAAAGTCCCAATTGCGGCATTTGTATTTTTAACGAAAGTTGCGCCGCTTTGCAAAAAAAGAAAGTCGCCGAATTACCCGTGAAATCGAAAAAACTAAAAGTAAGAAATCGGTTTTTTAATTATTTGGTAATTGCTGATGAAATTAATAATACACTAATCCAAAAAAGAACTGCCAAGGGAATTTGGCATAATTTATATGAATTCCCGTTGATTGAAACCGATCAAACCGAAGATTTCAACTACATTTCAGAACGAATCCAAAAGGAATTTCTCCAAGAGCATACTATTATAAGTATACAAGAACACAATGAAAATACTATTATTCATAAACTGTCACACCAGCATTTACATATTAAATTCTGGAAAGTAACTGTAAATGGAATTCTGGAAAACGGAATTGACAGCGCTACTTTGACAACATTTCCTTTCCCAATTGTGATTCATAATTTTATTGAAGCGAATTAAATTATAGTTTCCGAAAAAATGTATCTTTGATTTAAATACCACAAAAAACAATGAACGGAACGTTAAATAAAGTGATGCTTATAGGCTATCTTGGCGATGATATCAAAATGCATTATTTTGACGGTGGCAATTGCATCGGCAGATTTCAGTTGGCCACACATGAAATATACATCAACAAAACGACCAACGAAAAAATCACCTCAACAGAATGGCATAACTTAGTCGTACGCAACAAAGCGGCCGAAATTTGCGAAAAACACCTTTCAAAAGGCGATAAAATATACATCGAAGGACGCATAAAATCCCGTCAATGGCAAGGAGAAGACGGCACCACAAAGCACACCAGCGAAATTCAGGTAACCGAGTTTACTTTTCTTTCGACAAAGAAAGATTCTGAGAACAACAAACAGATTCCAACATCAGAATCCTTAAAAAACACTACCTTTGACGCACAAAATAACGGCTTGCCTATCAATGATTTGCCTTTTTAATTGTTTAACTAATCTCTTTTAATTTGGACCCGGAGCCCAGTATAATTTCAGCATACACTTTAGACACCACCCTGACATTTGGCTTTGTCGGAATATTTGCCCTGCTGTTTTGTTCCGCCATAGTTTCAGGCGCAGAAATAGCTTTTTTTTCGTTGTCACAAAAAGACATTGACGAAACCATCCAGGAAAACACCTCAAAAGGAAAGATTATCGCCAGCCTTTTAGAAAAACCAAAAAAACTATTAGCCACACTTCTTGTCGCTAATAATTTTATAAACATCGGAGTTGTAATTTTATTCTCATTTGTAGGCAAAGGACTTTTTTCAGAAATCAGTTCGCCGGTATTAAAATTTATGTTCGAAGTAATTGTGGTTACTTTTTTGATTTTGCTTTTTGGAGAAGTTTTACCCAAAGTATATGCCAGCAGAAACAACCTGAAATTTGCCAGACAAATTGCTTATCCTATTGCCGTTTTAGATAAAATTCTTTCACCCGTAAGCCTGCCAATGCGAGGAGCCACCATTTATTTTCATAATAAACTGGGAAAACAAAAAACAAATTTTTCTGTTGATCAATTATCGCAAGCTTTAGAACTTACCGGCTCTAATGAAACTTCATTTGAAGAACAAAAAATATTAGAAGGAATTGTTTCTTTTGGCAACACCGATACAAAACAAGTAATGAGTCCTAGAATTGATATTTTTGCTCTTGAAATAGAAGAAACTTTCGCAGACATTTGTCCAAAAATTATAGAAAAAGGGTTTTCGAGAATTCCTGTATACCGAGACAATATTGATCAGATAGAAGGCGTTTTGTTTGTCAAAGATTTACTTCCGCATATCAACACGAGTGATTTTGATTGGAAATCCTTACTGAGAGAACCGTTTTTTGTACCAGAAAATAAGAAATTAGACAACTTACTAAAAGATTTTCAGAGTATGAAAAGCCATTTGGCCATTGTGGTAGATGAATATGGTGGAACTTCGGGATTGGTTTCTCTTGAAGATGTAATCGAGGAAATTGTTGGAGATATCAGTGATGAATTCGATGATGAACAGCTTAATTTTTCACAAATTGATGATAAAAATTATATTTTTGAAGGCAAAATAAACCTCAAAGATTTCTATAGAATTATTGCAGTCGACGAAGATTTATTCGAAATCAAAAAAGGAGAAGCCGAAACATTAGCCGGATTTATTCTGGAAATACTAGGTAATTTTCCCAAAAAAGACCAAAAAATAAGTTTTGAAAACTGTTCTTTCAGCATTGAAACTGTTGACAAAAAACGCATCAAACAAATAAAAGTAACGATTGAATAATTCCAAAATGTTAAAAAAAACAATAGCTGCTTCAATACTTTTTATAACACTATCTTCTGTTTTTAGCTGTAAAGATGATGTTTTACCCAAACCTTCAAGTCACTTGAGGCTGGATTATCCGGTAGCTAATTATGTGAATTTTGAAAATGAATGTCCGTTTACTTTCGAAATAAATTCGGAAGCCATCATCAAAGGCGAGAAAGAATGCGGATTTGCAATTTCGTATCCAAAAATGAAAGCCACTATTTATCTGACATACAAACCCGTTCATAACAACATCAATTCGTTGTTACGAGATGCTCAAAAACTGACCTACGAACATGTTATAAAAGCAGACGATATACTGGAACAACCTTATTTAAATCCAGAAAAGAAAGCCTACGGAATGTTTTACCAAGTGGATGGAAATGCGGCAACGAATTCACAGTTTTATGTTACAGACAGCACAAAACATTTTGTCATAGGTTCCGTATATTTCTACGCAAAACCTAATTTTGATTCTATTATGCCTGCGGCGAGTTACATTAAAAACGACATGCAACGTTTAATGGAAACCTTGAAATGGAAATAATTCATAAAAAAAGCATCTGTCGTAAACAGATGCTTTTTTTATGAAAATTTAAAAGTCAATTACGACTTCATATTCGAAACTTTGTATGTTTTTCCGTCTCCGGTGGCTTGAACAACTTCTGTTAATTTTTCAGGAGTTTGAACCGTTTTGTCAAAAGTTACGGTAGCTAATTTTTTATCAAAATCAACAGTCGCTTTTTGCACACCGTCAAGCCCAGACAATTCCTCTTCAATTGTTTTAGCACAACCTATAGCACATGTCATTCCTTCTACGGTAAAACTGGCGGTTTGAACATTTGCAGCGGCGATTTCTTTTTTAACTTTTGGCGCAGCCGTTTCTGTTTCAGCAACAGCAACAGGTTCTGCAGTTTTTTCTTTACAACCCACAAACAATAGACTTGCTAATGCTAAAGTTGTTATTGATTTTGTGAAATTCATTATGATTTGATTTTAATTAATTCTTTTTTTAAAGCAAGACAAAATTAATTAAAAAAAGACGCACTAATTCATAAAATAATTACAATTTTGACGCAAATTTAGGATTTATGATTTCAAAGCAATTGAAATGGGTTTATTTAGTGGTTCTTTCTCTGGTTTGGGGAAGTTCCTTTATTTTAATTAAAAAAGGATTAATTGGGTTAACCGCTTTTCAACTTGGTTCGCTTAGAATTATTTTTGCCGCCATTTTTTTATTGCTAATTGGTTTTAAAAGTTTAGCAAAAATTCCGCGCCATCAGTGGAAATATATTGTCTTAACTTCCATGTTTGGAACCTTTGTACCCGCTTATCTGTTTGCTATAGCCCAAACCCAAATTGATAGTTCCGTAAGTTCTATTCTAAATTCCCTGACGCCCTTGAACACCTTAATTTTAGGAACTTTGGCTTTTGGATTACAGTTTAGGAGAAACCAGATTTTTGGCGTTCTCATCGGATTAATAGGAAGTGCATTACTGATTTTGAATGGCGCTATACACCATCCGGAACAAAATTATTATTACGCTATTTTAGTGTTGATTGCATCTATTTG
This region of Flavobacterium lacustre genomic DNA includes:
- a CDS encoding GtrA family protein; translation: MDFIRFIKFGMVGFSGLVIDFFITWLFKEKIGLNKYLSNGLGFLFGVVNNYFLNKYFTFQNNDSHLASQFFSFLIISIIGFSLNTIFLYLLQKNTKINFYVCKVIVTVLVFFWNFSANTLYTFKTQ
- a CDS encoding phosphatase PAP2 family protein, whose product is MNTVFNIIYKNSLFYKNGLLLMGIIGFFLCCFSKSEGFVFLNSFHTKTLTVFFQNITFLGDGVFTLFVGVIILVFFKKHRKLAFLLVLAYLVSGVFAQIFKSLISSPRPSVYFEMHHYKYYLDTFINSRVGFRSFPSGHSASAFGMATIFSIYVNRKYVCIFSLVFGILVGYSRIYLAHHFLIDVFGGVFIGIVSGSLSVIWYDAVRIKIIKIVKKNSFEPNSWGNTFPNSSLSNR
- a CDS encoding ribonuclease E/G — its product is MNKELIIRSSSEAVDFALLKDGKLIELHKEQETSNFQVGDIFIAKIRKPVAGLNAAFVNVGFEKDAFLHYHDLGPNLASQLKFIKLVSTGKIKDFSLKNFQFEKEIDKDGTITDVISANQSVLVQVVKEPISTKGPRISAELSLAGRFIVLVPFSDRVSISQKIEDKKEKDRLKRLVQSVKPKGFGVIVRTVAEGKNTAELEKDLQNLLERWTAMCKKLPTAHHPSKVLGELNRASSILRDVFNDTFSGIQIDDEELYNQTKDYLQEIAPSKQSIVKFYQSNDTPIFEKYNIERQIKTSFGKTVSMSKGAYLIIEHTEALHVIDVNSGNRSNKATNQEDTAMEVNMIAAAEIARQLRLRDMGGIIVVDFIDMSNPENRKVLFDFLREEMSDDKAKHKILPPSKFGLVQITRQRVRPEVNIKTREEDPNNENAEIEAPILIIDRIASDLERILKAHSDVVLNVHPFVAAYLTKGFPSIRSKWFFEHKKWVKIIPRDAYTYLEYHFFDKKGNAIKE
- a CDS encoding HU family DNA-binding protein; the protein is MTKADIVAKISEKLGLEKGDVQATVETFMNEVKNSLETGDNVYLRGFGSFIVKTRAEKTGRNISKNTTIKIPAHNIPAFKPAKVFVEGVKVNNEAK
- the mutY gene encoding A/G-specific adenine glycosylase encodes the protein MIFSNLLIKWYLQNKRDLPWRNTTNPYPIWLSEIMLQQTRVAQGMPYFLSFTTAFPTVFDLANADEEKVLKLWQGLGYYSRARNLHKTAQLVAYEMSGIFPDNYTDLLKLKGIGEYTAAAIASFSYNEAVPVVDGNVFRVLSRYFDIETDIAQASAKKEFAALAFELMPKDTRGGAELSEANPAIFNQAIMEFGALQCVPKSPNCGICIFNESCAALQKKKVAELPVKSKKLKVRNRFFNYLVIADEINNTLIQKRTAKGIWHNLYEFPLIETDQTEDFNYISERIQKEFLQEHTIISIQEHNENTIIHKLSHQHLHIKFWKVTVNGILENGIDSATLTTFPFPIVIHNFIEAN
- a CDS encoding single-stranded DNA-binding protein; the encoded protein is MNGTLNKVMLIGYLGDDIKMHYFDGGNCIGRFQLATHEIYINKTTNEKITSTEWHNLVVRNKAAEICEKHLSKGDKIYIEGRIKSRQWQGEDGTTKHTSEIQVTEFTFLSTKKDSENNKQIPTSESLKNTTFDAQNNGLPINDLPF
- a CDS encoding gliding motility-associated protein GldE, with product MDPEPSIISAYTLDTTLTFGFVGIFALLFCSAIVSGAEIAFFSLSQKDIDETIQENTSKGKIIASLLEKPKKLLATLLVANNFINIGVVILFSFVGKGLFSEISSPVLKFMFEVIVVTFLILLFGEVLPKVYASRNNLKFARQIAYPIAVLDKILSPVSLPMRGATIYFHNKLGKQKTNFSVDQLSQALELTGSNETSFEEQKILEGIVSFGNTDTKQVMSPRIDIFALEIEETFADICPKIIEKGFSRIPVYRDNIDQIEGVLFVKDLLPHINTSDFDWKSLLREPFFVPENKKLDNLLKDFQSMKSHLAIVVDEYGGTSGLVSLEDVIEEIVGDISDEFDDEQLNFSQIDDKNYIFEGKINLKDFYRIIAVDEDLFEIKKGEAETLAGFILEILGNFPKKDQKISFENCSFSIETVDKKRIKQIKVTIE
- the gldD gene encoding gliding motility lipoprotein GldD, yielding MLKKTIAASILFITLSSVFSCKDDVLPKPSSHLRLDYPVANYVNFENECPFTFEINSEAIIKGEKECGFAISYPKMKATIYLTYKPVHNNINSLLRDAQKLTYEHVIKADDILEQPYLNPEKKAYGMFYQVDGNAATNSQFYVTDSTKHFVIGSVYFYAKPNFDSIMPAASYIKNDMQRLMETLKWK
- a CDS encoding heavy-metal-associated domain-containing protein, producing the protein MNFTKSITTLALASLLFVGCKEKTAEPVAVAETETAAPKVKKEIAAANVQTASFTVEGMTCAIGCAKTIEEELSGLDGVQKATVDFDKKLATVTFDKTVQTPEKLTEVVQATGDGKTYKVSNMKS
- a CDS encoding DMT family transporter, with product MISKQLKWVYLVVLSLVWGSSFILIKKGLIGLTAFQLGSLRIIFAAIFLLLIGFKSLAKIPRHQWKYIVLTSMFGTFVPAYLFAIAQTQIDSSVSSILNSLTPLNTLILGTLAFGLQFRRNQIFGVLIGLIGSALLILNGAIHHPEQNYYYAILVLIASICYATNVNLIKKYLSDLTPVSITTGNFLVLLFPATIILFFSDFFEVVQLATVQQSVLFIMILGVVGTGIANILFFKLIQMSLPVFATSVTYLIPVVAFFWGLLDHEMLTPVQFIGAFIILIGVYLSAKK